The Daphnia carinata strain CSIRO-1 chromosome 1, CSIRO_AGI_Dcar_HiC_V3, whole genome shotgun sequence sequence GTTTTCCGATATCGGACACGCATACCCAATGATGAGCTATTGtctcttcttcgtttttgccATGGCCTTAGCTGTTCATTTCCAGCACGTCAATTCGAAGCTGACCTGTTATTTAGAACGTCAAAGCAAAAACAGCGGAGAACTGGACGGAATTCGGACACATCACGGACTTGTCTGCCAGACTGTCGATCAATTAAATGGCAGTTTTCAGAAGTTATCTTTCATTCACGTTGTTTTCGCTTTTATTGCGATTGTTAATACTTCGTTTATGTTGATGACGAAACCCTATTTCTCTACCAAGATTACTCTTTATCAAATCGAAAGTGTTGCGCGTCTCGGTCTGCTCGGTTACATCTGCGATCGCGTTCAGTTTGAGGTACCCCTGAATTATTACATTTAAATGAATGAACTGGTGTTctaaaatttaattctttcacTAATAAAGGCATTGGCTTGTCTGAAAACTTTGGCAAACATCAGGGGTGATCACGTGACAGGATATTCTCTGCTTCACCAACAGCAGGTATAAGTGAAGTTTAAATTGCTATTAAGTTATGATTGACGTAGAAAATTGGGGTGCAGCACGTCATGTTCGGCGGGCAGATATTACAAACGGTGCCGACATTTGACGTTTACGGTCTGTTCCATCTCAGTCGTCAATTGTTACCACATGTAAGGCGAAACACGTGCactgattttcattttgagtGATTATACATGCTCCACTACGTCTATATTCATTATTATGCATTTTGGCTTTTCTCAACCCCCCAGTTAGTTGGAACGACAATTACATACTCGGTGATATTGTACCAGTTCAAAGGCCCTTGAACGTGACAGGACATCCGTGAATGTTTCCCTTTAACTGatgtcattttctttagttATTTACTGCAATGACGTTTGATAAGCAAAGAAAGTAGAttgtttcaatgtttttcatGTTGTCACGTTGTCCTTTGAAGACGTAATACACAGAAGGTGGTAGTCTCTATAATTTATATGTTTGCTTATCACATCTGTTTAAAACAGTCTCTCCTAGAAATATTTAAGGAGCCTCGCAATGGCCAAGGGCATGGTAATCTCAGTACAAAAAGATAGTTCCGACaagaacaaataataaataacactCAGTTATACAAGAGAGACGGATGAGAATCGAATAGCGGAGTGACCAACTGGCTTTTGAAATATTACGCAATTCGGTCTATGCGATACTGGCTGGATGCACAACGTTAAAAATGAGCGGCTCAAGTAAAAATCCTTGGCGAAACTATTTTGTcatacaaagaaaaagaagtcaTCGATAATGAAAGATACAGAATGAAATTGTATGAAACtgcttttattctttaaaatcaCCATCAGTACTGAAATTGATCACGTCAGCCTTGTAAAGTTTATGAATAATCATTTGAAAAGATAAAACTTTGCTGCTTCTAACGTTGGCAGTCTCGATGAAAAGATATAAATTATTCAAAGTTGGCTTGTAGTTTGATGAATGTTTTTAGTGGCATCGTCAAAATCCATCTGATTTATGGAACAGGCAATAAAACACGCTGGTTCCATGTCCCCGAATTGCGCAGACTTTGTCTCGTGAACACTTGTATACAATTTCTCCAACTCTGTTTTGTTCAACTACATCCTGTTACCCATACAATTgacattaaaaacaatttctgaTCTGTTTAATTTTCGAATTTTATTCAGTTAGTTTGTGCTACAATGTGCGGATGGGATTCATAAGGTCAACACGACAAAGCAACGCTATCAAAGATACCAATTACTCACGACTTTGAGTCGTATTGGAAGTATGGGAGGGAATTAGTGTAGAGTCATCAGTTTCAGAACTGGAAATGTTGAGTTCATGTGCCCAGCTAGCGAAGAACGACCTGCGTAATTCAGGATAACTCAGCGTGAACAGAAATTCATCATCGTCCAATATCTCTGCAAGCATCTCGTCCAACGAACGGCGAAATTCGGGATCGTTCATAATACGTTGAACTTCACGGTCTTCAAACGTAGCCCCAAATTCTGAATTGTTCAAAGCGGATCTAAACGCAGGGTCGTCCAGCGCTTGGATAACTTCGGGATCGCTCAGCACTCGCCGAAAATCCTCAACTTGACGGATGACTTGCGGATTGTTCAATCGACGTCGAAATTCACGATCGCCTAACATTAAAGCAAATAGTTGCACGTAATTAGTCGGTGGCCGGACGATGTTTGGGTTCAACGGAGGACTAGGGGTGTACGTTTGTAGGTCATCAGAAGATCCAACTTTGTGCGAGAACATCGTGAATAATTGCTTGCACGTAGGACATTGTAATTTGATCGTACACCATTCGACGATgcagtgaaaacaaaagacatgGCCACAATTCAAGTGTGATTTGTTCACATGCGGGCCCAGGCAAATGGCGCATTGGCCGTCGTCGTAATCCGGGCGTGAGCTACCATCGTGAGTGGGTGCGTCATTCTTAGCCATCACGATCAGAAAGAGAAGTAGGGCATTCGTAATAATAGGTTGTCATGTAGATTTATGTACAATAAGACCAGTAGGCAATGAAGGATGTCGTGGGTTTTAGTCTTCTAATACGTTCAGAATGAAATATATTGGCGTTCAATGTTGCTGAAACATTTTCGCGATTTGAAAACACATAAATTTCAACATATAAATTAGACGGATATCCATTGTTATCCTTTTGGTAGTAGGGGGTGAAACATTTGCCCActattttgaataataaaacatttagaggatttttttctgaaataaaaTGTACGTACAAATTAAGGGCCATTGTCGTATCAAGAACGCTTTAAATTAACAGTGAGAGCTGGTTTTACCCAGCGATATTTGCACATACGCTCAAAGCGATAATCCGTGTAATAGAACCaccaatacattttttttcttttgtggggTTTCTTAATGATCACTTCAGGCTTAAATAAATTGGTGATACAAATGCGGGAAAACCGCTTAAattttgtaatattattttaaGAGCGACAAAGTTCTCAGTGTTCTCAGCACTACggtttgatttatttctttgtccGCAGAAACCGCACGAAATTGCCATCATTCCCCTTTCAAGGGACAATTACTAAACGTACTAAATATTTCGATTATTCGGATTGACAAATTTAATGGCAATATGAATTTATTTCCGGTTGGACTGTACGGCCAGAGCAAATTCAACGTGTAATAATTTTTCACTCTAAGGCTATGTCGAAACTCCCGCGTGAGTAAATCAATCACAGGTACCATGTCTT is a genomic window containing:
- the LOC130691680 gene encoding uncharacterized protein LOC130691680; protein product: MLMTKPYFSTKITLYQIESVARLGLLGYICDRVQFEALACLKTLANIRGDHVTGYSLLHQQQHVMFGGQILQTVPTFDVYGLFHLSRQLLPHLVGTTITYSVILYQFKGP